Genomic window (Phragmites australis chromosome 5, lpPhrAust1.1, whole genome shotgun sequence):
TTATTGAACATTTTGTTGTtattttgatctatttagaTGGATCCATCAGGAAAAGAGTTTTCAAATATCCCCAAATTTAGTAAGCTATAGGTGTTCAACATTGTTTTAACTGCTATTTTTGTTCAATGCATTTCTTGGGTTATTGGGAATATTCTATATGATACAACTTAAAAACCACAGAGCAAACTCTACTGGCTTGAGTTGACATCTGTGATTATCCTTCTTCCCAAACTCGTTACAAAAAACTTAAGCAACAATGTGGACACTAATAAGTCACAAACATATGTCTATTGTTTTCTGTATTCTTCTGAGACCTACTGCAACCATTAGTTACATTTGATTGTCTGCAGTGCACCTATTAATGATTTTCCTTTTAGCATACTTACTGCTGCTAATATTGTGATGGAATCATTGTACTAACAACTTGCGCTATTTATGGAAGAATGCCTAATTATTGATAAAGGCAGTGAATGGATCCATGATCTTGCGGTCAGCAATCCTGTTCTGGTGACATTGAATTTCCACATGACTGAACTCATAATGATGCCAGCTGACCTAGAGCTTCTTGCAAAGAACTGCAGATCACTGATTTCCTTGAAGATTAGCGACTGTGATCTTTCATATTTAATAGGTTTCTTCCAACTGTTTGTATTACCTAATCTTCTTAATTATCTTGGTATTGTAAGGTTCTTAACTGTTGTCGCATCAGCAAAGCTGGCTGTAAGCTATATGCCTTCTAGTTCTTGCATTGTGTCCAAGTTATCGGGCTGTAGATTGCTTTAAAAACGGTCGCGTTTAATAAAAATAGTGTTGGTATTGTAAGCATGTTTGAACCTTCAAGGTGTTCTCCTAAATTTTGCTTGTAATTTTACATGTTGGCATGGTTTACAAATTTGTCAAACCGCAAGGTTTGAATGGTCGTCCCAAAAGATTTGTTGTGAATCAAATACGCAAAGGTGACGTTAGCTAAGTATGATGCTCGAGAATCGCTTTACTACTGCACAACAAAAGATGACGCAGATTAGCTAGAATCTTCGGACATCGattatgtaaaaaaattaaaataacctttgggaaaaaaaatgataCTTTTCTACGATTGAAAATACTCACAAAATGCTTATacgtaaaaaaataatatataacgCCAAAGGGTATTATTAATAATTCCCTTAAAGATTTCTCATTCTTGAATCTAAAGTCACCTTGCTAGCTAAACTCACTGTCAGCTCCTACTCTATAGTAAATCTGCTTCACTATAGGTATCTAGAGCAGAGTAAAAAACTTAAAGTGACCAAATAGATCCTATATCATGCCTCTTGCGATAAGGGTCCTCAAAGGAAGTTCAATAAGCCTTCGGCCCATTAAATGTTTGGTAGGTCTCTACGCCGTCTATCAGAACTATACCTACAGACAAATTGAACAATGCATTTTAAAAAAAGACAGATTGAGCAATGTTTGTATTTAAAAAAAGACAGATTGAACAATGAATAAAGATCATCATGCGTTTTCCCAAAAAAAGACAGATTGATATGGAATCCTCGTATGCAACTGCCAGGCGAGAGTCCAGCGCCACGTTCTCCACTTCCTCGCCCCTGCGCGCGCGAGTTGACGTAACTGCCACTAGCAATGGCGGCCGGTGCAGTTCCAGTTGGAGTTCGCGACGCTCCTCTCAATCAACTGCTCTATATATGACACGTCCAATTCTCATGCTCTCACTGCAGGCTCGCAACTACATCAATAGCCTTGATCACCAGAGGCAAAGAAATTACCTTAGCCTTCATCTTCCAACCGCGTTGCTCGGTTGGATATGGCTGCAGCGAAGTCTCTCCGCCTCTTCGCGCTCGCCATCgccgtcctcgccgccgtcgcctttCCGGCGTCAGCAACCCGCCGGCAGGGGAAGCGGTACAGGGTCGGCGGCCCCGACGGGTGGcgcgtgccgccgccggaggacaaGGAGATGTACTACGTCAACTGGGCGTCGCCGATCACCTTCTACGTCGAGGACTCCATCGGTACGTGATAGTGCTGGTCTATATACATTCACATGCCACAAGAAACTCTGCTCATTTTGCATCGTTCTCTGCAACTCTGTGTTCTCTCGTCAGAGTTCGTGTACAGGAACGACACGGTGATGAAGGTGGACAAGGTGGGCTACTACCACTGCAACGagaccggcgccggcgccgcgtcGCGCGACGGCAGCATGCTCTTCCTCCTCGACGCGCCGGGGTACGCCTACTTCGCCAGCGCCGACCTTGACCACTGCAAGATGGGGGAGAGGCTCATGATCAACGTCCTCGCCGTGGATCAGCCGCCCGCGCCGTCCCCGTCGTGGTCGCCGCCGTCACCGCTGCAacaggcgccggcgccggcgccatcATCGTGGATGATGTCGCCGTCGTCCGCGCGGGCAACCGACCCGTCCGTGGCGTCGCCGTCCGCTCATGCCATGACTGCCATCATGCTCGTGCCTGTCACATTGGCGCTGGTTGCATTGATTTGAGCAGGTGTCGTAGCTAGGTTAATTACCCAATGTGTTCAGTAGCTAAGCTAGCAGTACCAGTAATTCTATGTTTAGTGTGTGATGCTTGTGATGAGGATTTTGCATCGATCAGTGTCGTTTCGATGTACCATCGTGTTACATGTATCAGTGTTAATAATTTGATCTGGACTGCGACTACGTTAGGGGCGATGGATCCGCCCCTACCTTAATGCAGCCCCCAAAGGTCTCATTTCAATTTTTGGGTATAGAAGAGGACAGAGAAGAAGAGGGAATATCCGCCTACTACATATATATCGTCTGTTTCAAGTGTTCATCAAGCGACCAGACGCTCAGTACTAGCTACTGCATCAAGTATTTAACTTTACAACTTTCATCAAgttattatatatatgttttattagcttttcttttactttttacCATACATGATCCAGAACTGACTTACACGTGCTTACATGCCAGGAAAAATGCACTGCCAAATGGCTTAAGTGCAAGGTGGCTTGTTCACGCTATCCATATTTACAGTGAGATACGTGCACCGCCTATGAGACAAAACACAAGTATAGTTCAACGCACACATCTCATTACACAACGAGTGATAAGTCACCTCACCGTTTTTTAACACCAGACCTCTTTTACCCGGGATTTTCATTGGAGGCCATATGAAGGATATGACACCGAAGGATCGAACTCCAGTGGGCTCGACAGCACCCTGTTGCTTTGCCACGCTACTTGCGTGTTCGCGGCAGGCGCGTTCTTCACTTCCACTCTTGACAATGTTGAGAGCAACGCACATGCTGCCGTGCTGCAATGCATTCTTTGGTCGGCTGGCAGTCACGAACCAAACCAGTTGCCTGCTACAAACTGAAGAAAAACTCAGAGACCGAAGCGCATAATTTGGGCCGCGAAATTGTGGAATGCTCGAAACTCTCCGTTACCAGTCCAGCCCAGTCCAAATCTTTATGCGCCTGTAGAATTCTGTAGCGAGTTCGCGTCAAGCTTGCAGTTGTAGCCCAAATCTTCTGCACCTTTCAGAGCAGCACGCATGCATGAGACGAGAATGCACACCCATCCTATAGCTTGTCCCTTTAAATCCTCTCTCCgaactttttatttatttttatacctTTAAATAAAACTTACAAATATATGTGtccgttttgaaaaattataaatatttgtaatttttatttaaaaaatataaaaataaaaaaatctcctccctccctcaaaaaaaaaaaaaaaagaagaagaaaaatctgGCTCATTAGATTGTGTCTCGTCAAGGAGCATCTAATGGTCCTCACGGCTGGTTCGGCCCCTGGTACAGTCAACAGTCCGTTTCCTAGTTAGAAAAAGAAGACCAGTACGTGATACCGTATCTTTACTAGTATAGTACTGGCCAAGTTGTTGCCGACGACAGTGCGGTATTTGACGCACATGCATCACCTTGCTCTGAATTCTCTAGGGTATGTGCACATTACAGGGAACTATCGATCAGTGTATCACTATCTATTAGTGCTATTttttcaaaagaagaagaaaaaacaacatGCTGTCCAGATGCCATGCATGCCTCCAACTAGAAAGGGATCAAGACTTCCAGATCTGCCGATCTCGATCGATGGCTCCTCTTCCAGTCCATCTCAGTCTAATAAGTAGTATTCTTCAGAGTCCTCTTCGGATTTTGCTTTGTATTCTTTCACCCATCGGGTGCTCTGCTTATTAACATAAATGACAGCTCTTTTAACTTTTATAttaaaatgtattatttttatatagaaTTTGAGTCTAATAATAATATGGCGTGCAATTATTTATTTCTACCTGATGGAGTATATAGAAACTCTACTTGTGCAAATGGGCATGTGTGTTTTAGAGAGCTGCGATCTTCTGTGCCGTGCATGGCATGTTTGACACACTCTGCTTCGCTTTTCCTAGGCAGTACTGGTTGGGTGGGCCCGCCCCCGATTACGTGCGTGCCTGATTTCAACCCACTGAAAATATATCCAACCTACCTAGCTTCCTAGGGTTTCGCCTtagcttctttctctttttaagCCTA
Coding sequences:
- the LOC133917794 gene encoding coronatine-insensitive protein homolog 1b-like, which translates into the protein MHPPGCAHRGSTSPCPDDWGTYAQPWVAERVAPLECLKALHLRRMVVTDDDLAELIRARGHMLQELKLESAPTSPRTEYTSSLASAECLIIDKGSEWIHDLAVSNPVLVTLNFHMTELIMMPADLELLAKNCRSLISLKISDCDLSYLIGFFQLFVLPNLLNYLGIVRFLTVVASAKLAVSYMPSSSCIVSKLSGCRLL
- the LOC133917795 gene encoding early nodulin-like protein 17, which produces MAAAKSLRLFALAIAVLAAVAFPASATRRQGKRYRVGGPDGWRVPPPEDKEMYYVNWASPITFYVEDSIEFVYRNDTVMKVDKVGYYHCNETGAGAASRDGSMLFLLDAPGYAYFASADLDHCKMGERLMINVLAVDQPPAPSPSWSPPSPLQQAPAPAPSSWMMSPSSARATDPSVASPSAHAMTAIMLVPVTLALVALI